Part of the Arthrobacter gengyunqii genome is shown below.
GGGGTGTGGTCGGTGAAGCAGTGGGAGGCGGCCTCCGCACCCACCCGCTTGGCGATGAGCTGGCGGACTTCCAGGATCCGTTCGTAGCCCGGCTGGCGAACCCTGATGGTGTCTCCGGGCTGGACCGGCTGGGCAGCCTTGGCCGGGTTGCCGTTCAGCCGCACATGGCCGGCACGGCAGGCAGCGGTGGCTGCAGACCTGGTCTTGTAAGCCCTGACGGCCCACAGCCAAGCGTCCACACGGACTGATTTCGAGGTGCTGGCGGGAATGCTCATGGGGATACCGATTCTACTGTGTGTCCCGCGGAGGCAGGGAGGTGTCCCGGAGCCGGGCCGCGTCCTCTTGGGCGTTTAGCTGTTCCGGCGAGGGGATTGTCCCGGGAATGGAGGTGCGCACCGGCCGTGGTCCCGCCGCCGAGGCCAGCATCCGCCGGACCTCCGCCGGCGTGTACGCATCAGGGGAGCCCCGGTGCGCCATGGCGTGGCAATTGGGGCACATCGGCACCAGATCGGCCACCGGATCCAGCACGTAGTCCGGGCTGATGGCCGACGGCGGAACAATGTGGTGCACCTGGATGAAGGACGCTCCCGCCGGTCCGTACATCTGCTCCATCGACAGGCCGCACGCGGCACAGGATGTGCCGTGGAAAGCCACGCACCGCTGCACGCCGTCGGGGTCGTGTTCGCAGCGGTTCACCGCCACTTCGCGCAGGGTGTCCTGGGGAAGGCTTCCCGGCAGCGGAATGGTGGGGTCCACAGCCCCCAGCCAGTCCTCGGGAACGGGCCGGGACCGCAGGTAGGACGTCCATGCGGCACGCAGCTGCCCTTCTGCGGCGGGCGGAACAACGGTTCCCGTACTGCGCACGGCGTTCCAATTCAGGTCCGGAACACTCTCCTGCAGCACTTCCGCCGGGAGGGCATCTCCCGGTGGCAGCAGCAGGTCAAAAACGACTCCTGCCAGCAGCCCCAACCGGGCCGGCAGCGCCGCGCCCGGTTGGGGCGCGGCGGCCACCACCCCGTGGCCCAGCAGCCCGCGGCCGTGCCGGCCCTGGGCGAACAGCCACACGTCGGTGCCGCGCGCCATCTGCTGTCCGCGTCCCACCCGCCAGCGGATCCCGAAGAGTCCCGTGCGGTCCACCGTCGCCGCAGCCATGGCATAGTCTGCGCGGCCGGGTCCGGCACCAAACGCAGTGGCCGGATTCCAGCCCAGCACGACGGCGGCCATGTGTTCTCCTTACCCGTTACGGATTGCGGTCCGGTTCGCTCAAAAAGTTCCCTAGTTAATGCGCGCTTCGCGGCCTTCCCATTCCGAGGACCGCAGTTCATTCTTGCGGATTTTCCCGGTGGATGTCTTGGGCAGATCGATAATGAACTCCACGCTGCCCGGAGCCTTGTAGGAAGCAATCTGGGATTTGACGTGCTTCAGCAGGTCCGCTTCGGTCACGTCCCGGCCCGGGACCAGCACCACAAAAGCCTTGGGCCGCTCACCCCATCGTTCGTCGGGGATGCCGATCACGGCGACGTCGGCTACTGCCGGGTGGCTGGCCAAAGCCTGCTCCACTTCGATGGTGGAAATGTTTTCGCCGCCGGACACCACCACGTCCTTGGAACGATCCAGCAGCTGGACGTAACCGTCCGGATGCATGACCCCCAGGTCTCCGGTGTGGAACCAGCCGCCGAAGAACGCTGTTGCCGTCCCCTCGTCGTCGCGGTAGTAGCCCTTCATGACAGAGTTCCCGCGCATCACAATCTCGCCCATTTCGACGCCGTCGGCTGCCACGTCCGCCAGCCCGCCGTCGTCGGCCGGCAGGTCACGGACCACGCGCAGGCGTTCGGACGTCAGCATGCCCACGCCCTGGCGCGCCATGTTCTTGGCCAGCGCGTCCGCGTCCAGATCCGCCCAGACGGCCTGCGGCTCGCATACCGCGTACGGCCCGTAGGACTCGGTGAGGCCGTAGACATGCACCACTTTGGCCTGCAGCTGATGGATTTTATTGATGATGGTGGGGCTCGGGGGAGCCCCCGCGGTGACGATGGTCAGCGGGTGCTCCAGTGAATGGGCTTCCTCAGCGGTGGCAATGGCGCTCAGGACGGTGGGGGCGCCGGCGAGATGGTCGATCCCATGGGTGTCGATCAACCGCCAGATCTCCGGCCCGCGGACGGCGCGCAGGCACACGTGGGTGCCCGAAGCGGCGGTCAGCGCCCAGGTGGTGCACCAGCCGTTGCAGTGGAACATCGGCAGCGTCCACAGGTAGGTGGTGTCTGAGTCGAAGCCCTGGTGGTGGACCTCGCCGAGCGAGTTCAGGTACGCCCCGCGGTGGGTGTACATCACGCCCTTGGGCCGGCCGGTGGTGCCGGAGGTGTAATTCAGGCTGATGACGGTGTTTTCGTCTGCGACCTCCCAGGGGAGCGGAGTGTCGGTTCCGCGGGCCAGGAAGTCGGAGTACGACGTCGTTCCCTCCACGGTGTCGGAGGTTCCGTCCTGCAGGGGGAAGGAGAAGGCTTCGGCCACGGTTTCCAGTTCCGGGGAGCCCAGGCCGCGCAGCAGTTCCGGGTCGCCGAAGAGCAGTGTGGCTCCGGAATGGTTGCAGATGTAGGCGACTTCCGGCGGAGAGAGCCGGGTGTTCAGCGGAACAATGACGCCGCCGGCCAGAGGGACGGCGTAATGGGCGATCAGCAGTTCTGCGGAATTGGTGCCGAGGAAAGCCGCGCGGCCGCTCTCCTCCAGGCCGGATGCCCGTAACGCATGAGCAGTGCGGGTCACCGCTGCGGCCAGCTCCCGGTAGGTCAGGGTCCGGTCTCCGTCGATGACGGCCGTCTTTTCCGGGTGTACCTGTGCTGCGCGTTCCAGGAAGCGCAGGGGCGTTAAAGCGGTGTCCAAGCCGGGCATTGTTCTCCTTTAGTGCAGGTGGATGGCCACCTACGCTACAGGGTTTATGAGGCTTGGGTCACATCCTATGTTGCTGGTGCCGGCTGAACGGGGCGGCGAGCCTGCCCGGCCGGCCTGTCACTGCGCTGACGCGGGCGCCCGCTTCAGCGTGACTGGTACGTGAGGCAGTCTGCCGACTCGGCTCCGGGGCCGACTCTGACGTCATGGGCAGTGCACATGAGGTGGTCATTGTGTCGGCATTCGCTGCGCAGGCACGCTCCGACGGAGGCCAAAACCTTGGGGAGGCCACCGGTCTCGGTGGTGTCGATGAAGGTGGAGCAGCTGGCGTGGTCGGGAGTTCCACCCACCGTGATGGCATAAGCGGTGCAGCCATCGTGGTTGTAATCGCAGCTGTCTACGGAGCAATCGCTGACGGGCGCTACATGATCAGTCATGGTTCCTCCAAGAGGGGTAATGTCTGCCGAATTTCGAACGTACCACCGTTGGCTGCAGATAATTAGGACGAATTTGTTGGACGTATTTGGTGCTGTTCCGTGCCCGTATCAAGGGTTTTGGTGCTGCAGAGCAGGGTGTCAGAGGGTGCCTGTGGGGCGAGAGGAGAGCTGTCGGAGGGGGGCGGCACCCGAACGGTGGATGTGCCCCGCTTGTCGGAGAAATACGGAGAAATACGGAGAAATCCCGGGCAGTCCGGGCATGCGTCCAAAGGGGGAGGTGGCTCGGCAGCAGGTATACCGCTCCGCGAACAGGTAGTTGGTGCTGAAAGTGGGGTATTTGAAGGGCCTCAAAAGGGGGCGTTCTGGGCCTTTTGGGGCTGTTTCCGGGACGGAAATGTCAGTGGCGGGTGAAAGGCTGAAGACATGGATCAGAACGGATCTTCTCGACGCGGCAGCGGTTGTGATTTCCCCGGTGCCGGTACCGGGCGAGCTGTCGGGTCGAGCCTGTCGGTTTACGAGGCCAAGCCCGGCATTGCCCCGAGGGATCCCGGTATTGCCCATAGCGATTCCGCACAGACACCAGACCTCGGCCCGTCGTTCAGGGACGGGTTTACCGGGTCGTTGAGTTTGCAGGGGGCTGAGTCCCTGACCCAGGACGAAGCCGGTGTGGTGCTGTCCCGGTTGGATGCTTTGGTGCGCTGGGCTCAAGCTCAGCAGGCAAAAGTCCTGCACCGGATGGAGACCGTCTTCCGCGATGACCTCCTCCAAGACATCGGTAGGGAGGATCCGGGACTGACGTTCAGTCTTGCTGCGGAGGAAGCTGCCGCGATCCTGTGCCTGCCTACCAACACCGCGAAGATGCTGATGAGCGACGCCGGACAGCTGTGCTCCACCCACACGGCAACCCTGGCCGGCCTGGAAGCGGGCACCCTCAGTTACGGGCATGTCCAAACCGTGCTGGACCAGTCCCAAAACGTCCCCGAGGCTGAGCTGGCCGGCTTTGAAAAGGACCTGCTGGCGGTTGCTGCCGCGGGTCAGACGTCGTCCCAGTTCCGGGTGAAGGCCCGCCGGATGCGGGAAAAGACATATCCGGAAACCATCAGCGTCCGGCACAAGACAGCGTTTGAGCGGCGCCGGGTCTGTTTGGCACCGGACGAGGACGGCATGTCGTGGTTGTCGGCCTTGTTGCCGGCGGCCCGTGCCCAGCTGATCTACACGCAGCTGACCACAGCCGCGCGGGGTGAACAGTCTGCCGGGGACCCGCGGCGGGTGGATGAGTTGCGGGCGGACATCCTCGCGGACCTGCTCGAGGGTGGGGATGACGGTGGAGAAGCTGATGTGGATGCCAGGAGCGGGAGGGAGGGCAGCGGTACAGCCGGGCCCAGCGGACCTAGCGATGGCCCCGCCAACGGCGACCTGGTCCGCGATGATAAACCCGACGGCCGGAACACCCACGAAAGCCGCACCAAGGACACCAAGGCCAGGGCTCGCACCGAAATCCTGGTCCTGATCACCGCGGAAACCCTCTTCGGAGCTGATGAACAGCCGGCGGAACTGCACGGGTACGGGCCCATCAGCCCGGAGACGGCCCGCAGGCTCGCCCGGCAGGCAGCCCACTGGACACCGGTCGAACGTCACCCGGGCACCGACGAGATTATGCGGGTCGGCCGGCGACGGAAAGTTCCTGCCGGGCTGCAGCGCTGGCTCCGTGCCCGCGACGGAACCTGCCGGTTTCCCGGATGCCGGACCAATGCCGTCATTTCCGAGATCGACCACACCAAACCCTGGTCCCACGGCGGCACCACGGACCACGACAACCTCGAACACCTCTGCCGGCGGCACCACATGTTCAAAACCCGGGGGTTCTGGAAAGCACGACAACGCTCACCGGGAATCATCGAGTGGACGTCACCGGGAGGCCGAACTTACCGCACCGACCCGCACCTCACCTTGGTCCCGGGACCTGCAGCAAGGAACCCAGCTGCGCCCGACAATCCAGTTGCACTCGAAATGTCCGGCTGGAGCTCCGTCGGCGAGGCCCGGAATGATTACGGCGACAATCCGCCACCCTTCTAAGATTCCGTCCGCTCTTCTAACCTGTGTGAGCTGCCGGGACGGAGCTGAGCTAGCCCAAGCCCTCGAGTTTCGCCTGCGCCTTCTCCACCGCACGCCGTGCAGCGCGTGCGGTTCGGCGGGCGCCGTCGCGCTCCCGTTCCAAGGTGCCGGCACGGCGGTCCGTGGCAGCCACTTCACGTTCAAGTTCGCGGATACGGTCCCGCAGGTCGTCAATTTCATCAGTCAGTCCGTCGCGGCGGTTCGCGACGGCGTCGACTTCGGCCTGTGCGGTACGCAGCGCTTCCTCGGCCTGCTCAGCTTCCCGTTCGGCTTCCGTCAATAACGTTTGCGCCGCGCGGCGTGCCCGCGCAGCCGCAGCAGTGGCAGCAGATTTCTCTTTGGCTGACTGATTTCCGCTGTCACCGGATCCCGTGCGGACCTTGGCAGCGGGTTTGCGCCGCTGGCCGCCGCTGGCCGACAGCGCCTGGACTGAGTCCGGATCCGCTACGGATCCGTCCACGTTGACGGGATCCCAACCATTGGCTTCCAACGTGCGCACCAGTTGGCCGCTGGCCGCAGCCGCTGCTGCAGCGGCATCCGTCATGGCCGCCCACAAGGTCTGTTCCACCTCGGCACCCACCGCCGCGCTGACCGGACGACCAAGTTCCTCAGCGAGGCTGCGGGCCTCCCGGGCCGCAGAACGCAGCAACCGCTGACGCTCGCCGCTCAGTCGCCGCAGCTGCTGCTGGTCCATGTCATCTTGGGCTTCACGCAAAACAGCACCCAGCTCAAGGACTTCAGAGATCAGCTCAGGCCGATGCAGGGCCAACATGTTGACCAGCCATGCACCCGCGGACGGCTTGGGCAGCGCCCGAATGGCTTTGCCCAGCTCCTTGTTCCCGGCTTTGGTCGCTTCTGCAGCCCGTTTGTTTCGGTCTGCGGTGAAGGCATCGGGCATCAGCGCGTACAGCTCCGCTACGGCCTGGGCCACGTCCGGCATGCCACTTCACCCATTTCATTGCGTCCAAGGATTGGTTCATTCAATCCAAACACGTCTGGTGCGGAAGCCGTGTGTGCGTTGTGCCGGGTCGGTGCCTGTCCGGTTACAACAGCTGGTCCAGCCGGCCCCACAGCACAATTCCAGCCATCACCAGCAGGATAGCCGGAAGTACAGCGGATTGCTGTTGGCCCCTCCTCAAGTGCATCAGCACTGCCAGAGCCATCAGCACCGCCAACCCGCCCGCGGCTACGGCTGTCAGAAGGGGAGACCACCCAAGCATTCCGGGAACCAGGACAAGGAGGCCGGCGACAAGTTCCAATGCGCCGAGAGCCCGGATGGCCGCAAGGGGATAGCCGTCCGTCCACGGCAGTCTCCTCAGCCGTGGGGCAGGGCTCACCAGACGAAGCCCTCCGATTCCCACGAACATGAGGGCCAGGACTATCTGCAGGATCCAGAGAAAAACGGACATAGGCGTGGCGGTGTTCCTTTGGCGCAGGACGGCAGGACAGCAGGACGGCTGGACGGGATCGGCGGACGCTCAAGTCAAGCACGGTTTGGGCGCCATAACGAGGGTCATGAGTCCGGCGCGGGCACTCCGATAGCGATCGCCGGGGACACCCTCAATTACCGGCGTAGGTCGGAGGCAACCGAGGTGCTGGAGCGGACAATGAATTCGGTCGGATAGAACCGCTGGATCCAGTCGGCTTCCACGGGTTTCTGCGCCAGGAGGGACAGCACCGCAGCGACGGCGGCCGCCCCCTGGCCCTTCGGATCCTGGCCGATGGTGGTCAGGCCGAAAACCTCACCCAGTTCATGGCCGTCAATCCCGATAACGGACAAGTCCTCGGGAACCCGCAGTCCCAAGCCCCCGGCCGCAAGGATGGTGCCGATGGCCAGCTCATCTGAGGCGCAAAAAATGCCTGTGGGAGGGTTCTCGGGGGCGGCGAGGAGAGTCTTCGCAGCCTTCACGCCGCTGGCGACTGAAAAGTCGGGGCTGTTGATGTGCCGGCACTCCAACCCAGCCCGTCCCATGGCCCGTTCATAGCCGTCCCGGCGGGTGCTGCCCAGCCGGAAGTCCCGCTCGAGTTCTTCGCCGCCGCCGATATGGGCAATACGCGTATGGCCCAGCGAGATCAGATGATCGGTTGCCAGCATGGAAATGCTGGCTTCATCCACGCGGATGGTGTGGGTCCCGGGCAGCGGGCCGCCGATGGCGACAATGGGCTTGCCCACAGCATGCAGCTGGGCGAGTTCCTCGTCCGTGAGCTTCAACGCCACCGCTATGACGGCGTCGAGCCTCTTGCGACGCAGCATTTCCGTCAGCACACTCTCGCGGTGACCCGGACCATCGCTGGTGTTGTACAGCGTGAGGTCGTAGCCGGCGTCGATGAGTGCAGCAGCAGCACCTTCGAGGACCTGGGAGAAATACCACCGGCCCACGGTGGGCATGACAATTCCAATGTTGCGGCTCCGCCCCGAGGCCAACGACGACGCGTTGTAGGACAGGACGTAGCCCAGCTCATCGGCGGCCGCTTGAACCCTGCGGCGCGTGGACTCGGACACCTTCCCGTTGCCGCTGAGGGTGCGCGAAACCGTCGCTGATGAGACGCCGGCACGGGCGGCCACATCTTTGATGCCTGCCACGGTTTCTCCTCGGTTGGGCTGCTGCGGGGGCGGAGGGCCGGCAGCTAAACGGTTCTGCGGCACCGGGCCAGGCCCGGTGCCGCAGGAATTAGCTTAGCCGGAGCCAGACGGCGTGGTTGGGTGCCAGGATTCCTCCGGGGGCAGCCCCCGCTTCGCTGGTCACCAGCACCTCGCCCGCGGGAAGGTCCACCGGATGGTTGCCCATGTTGAGCACCACCAGCACGTTGCCGTTGAGGAAGGCAACGACCGAGTCGCCGTCGACGTCCGGCCACCACGCGAGCGAACCGGCGCCGAGGGCATACTCCCTGCGAACGGCAAGCGCGCTGCGGTACAGATTCAGCGTTGACGCCGGGTCCTCGCGCTGGACGTCCCGGGCCAGTGATGCCCAGTCGGCAGGCTGGGGCAGCCAGGCAGAGCCGGTGCTGCTGAAGCCGAAGCTGTCAGTCGACGCGTGCCACGGCAGGGGAACGCGGCAGCCGTCGCGGCCCAGGCGCGCACCGCCGGTGCGGTGGTAGCTGGGGTCCTGGCGGTAATCGTGGGGCATGGTGGTGTGGTCCGGAAGACCCAGTTCTTCACCCTGGTACAAATAGACGCCGCCGGGCAGCGCCAGCATCAGCAGCGTCGCGGCGCGGGCACGGGACAGCCCCAGTTCATAGTTGGGCTGCGGGTCCTCCGGACCCAGTCCGTCTCCGGGACGCTCCTGGTGGC
Proteins encoded:
- a CDS encoding RNA-binding S4 domain-containing protein; translation: MSIPASTSKSVRVDAWLWAVRAYKTRSAATAACRAGHVRLNGNPAKAAQPVQPGDTIRVRQPGYERILEVRQLIAKRVGAEAASHCFTDHTPPRPVGPVLGVPLRDRGAGRPTKKDRREIDRLRGDR
- a CDS encoding AMP-binding protein, which gives rise to MPGLDTALTPLRFLERAAQVHPEKTAVIDGDRTLTYRELAAAVTRTAHALRASGLEESGRAAFLGTNSAELLIAHYAVPLAGGVIVPLNTRLSPPEVAYICNHSGATLLFGDPELLRGLGSPELETVAEAFSFPLQDGTSDTVEGTTSYSDFLARGTDTPLPWEVADENTVISLNYTSGTTGRPKGVMYTHRGAYLNSLGEVHHQGFDSDTTYLWTLPMFHCNGWCTTWALTAASGTHVCLRAVRGPEIWRLIDTHGIDHLAGAPTVLSAIATAEEAHSLEHPLTIVTAGAPPSPTIINKIHQLQAKVVHVYGLTESYGPYAVCEPQAVWADLDADALAKNMARQGVGMLTSERLRVVRDLPADDGGLADVAADGVEMGEIVMRGNSVMKGYYRDDEGTATAFFGGWFHTGDLGVMHPDGYVQLLDRSKDVVVSGGENISTIEVEQALASHPAVADVAVIGIPDERWGERPKAFVVLVPGRDVTEADLLKHVKSQIASYKAPGSVEFIIDLPKTSTGKIRKNELRSSEWEGREARIN
- a CDS encoding DoxX family protein; protein product: MSVFLWILQIVLALMFVGIGGLRLVSPAPRLRRLPWTDGYPLAAIRALGALELVAGLLVLVPGMLGWSPLLTAVAAGGLAVLMALAVLMHLRRGQQQSAVLPAILLVMAGIVLWGRLDQLL
- a CDS encoding LacI family DNA-binding transcriptional regulator, producing the protein MAGIKDVAARAGVSSATVSRTLSGNGKVSESTRRRVQAAADELGYVLSYNASSLASGRSRNIGIVMPTVGRWYFSQVLEGAAAALIDAGYDLTLYNTSDGPGHRESVLTEMLRRKRLDAVIAVALKLTDEELAQLHAVGKPIVAIGGPLPGTHTIRVDEASISMLATDHLISLGHTRIAHIGGGEELERDFRLGSTRRDGYERAMGRAGLECRHINSPDFSVASGVKAAKTLLAAPENPPTGIFCASDELAIGTILAAGGLGLRVPEDLSVIGIDGHELGEVFGLTTIGQDPKGQGAAAVAAVLSLLAQKPVEADWIQRFYPTEFIVRSSTSVASDLRR
- a CDS encoding HNH endonuclease signature motif containing protein, whose amino-acid sequence is MDQNGSSRRGSGCDFPGAGTGRAVGSSLSVYEAKPGIAPRDPGIAHSDSAQTPDLGPSFRDGFTGSLSLQGAESLTQDEAGVVLSRLDALVRWAQAQQAKVLHRMETVFRDDLLQDIGREDPGLTFSLAAEEAAAILCLPTNTAKMLMSDAGQLCSTHTATLAGLEAGTLSYGHVQTVLDQSQNVPEAELAGFEKDLLAVAAAGQTSSQFRVKARRMREKTYPETISVRHKTAFERRRVCLAPDEDGMSWLSALLPAARAQLIYTQLTTAARGEQSAGDPRRVDELRADILADLLEGGDDGGEADVDARSGREGSGTAGPSGPSDGPANGDLVRDDKPDGRNTHESRTKDTKARARTEILVLITAETLFGADEQPAELHGYGPISPETARRLARQAAHWTPVERHPGTDEIMRVGRRRKVPAGLQRWLRARDGTCRFPGCRTNAVISEIDHTKPWSHGGTTDHDNLEHLCRRHHMFKTRGFWKARQRSPGIIEWTSPGGRTYRTDPHLTLVPGPAARNPAAPDNPVALEMSGWSSVGEARNDYGDNPPPF
- a CDS encoding HNH endonuclease, with amino-acid sequence MAAVVLGWNPATAFGAGPGRADYAMAAATVDRTGLFGIRWRVGRGQQMARGTDVWLFAQGRHGRGLLGHGVVAAAPQPGAALPARLGLLAGVVFDLLLPPGDALPAEVLQESVPDLNWNAVRSTGTVVPPAAEGQLRAAWTSYLRSRPVPEDWLGAVDPTIPLPGSLPQDTLREVAVNRCEHDPDGVQRCVAFHGTSCAACGLSMEQMYGPAGASFIQVHHIVPPSAISPDYVLDPVADLVPMCPNCHAMAHRGSPDAYTPAEVRRMLASAAGPRPVRTSIPGTIPSPEQLNAQEDAARLRDTSLPPRDTQ
- a CDS encoding DUF1540 domain-containing protein is translated as MTDHVAPVSDCSVDSCDYNHDGCTAYAITVGGTPDHASCSTFIDTTETGGLPKVLASVGACLRSECRHNDHLMCTAHDVRVGPGAESADCLTYQSR